The following are from one region of the Halodesulfurarchaeum sp. HSR-GB genome:
- a CDS encoding ABC transporter ATP-binding protein, translating to MSILELEGVIKRYRSGSETIEALKGVDFHADRGEMVTVIGPSGSGKSTMLNMTGLLDTPTEGTVRLEGVDVSGLSEDELTEKRRSGIGFVFQDFHLLPMLTAVENVELPSMWDTSIDRHERAIDLLRRVGLGDRLDHLPSQLSGGQQQRVAIARALINEPKVLLADEPTGNLDQETARTILAELTRLKTEENIAIVVVTHDELLMDYADRTVELIDGVIT from the coding sequence ATGAGCATCCTCGAACTCGAAGGGGTCATCAAGCGCTATCGGAGTGGGAGCGAGACTATCGAGGCCCTGAAAGGCGTGGACTTTCACGCTGACCGGGGCGAGATGGTGACCGTGATCGGCCCCTCCGGGTCGGGCAAGAGCACGATGCTCAACATGACCGGGTTGCTGGATACACCCACCGAAGGGACCGTCCGGCTCGAGGGAGTCGACGTGTCGGGGCTCAGCGAGGACGAACTCACCGAAAAGCGCCGCTCGGGCATCGGGTTTGTCTTTCAGGACTTTCACCTGCTGCCGATGCTCACCGCCGTCGAGAACGTCGAATTGCCCTCGATGTGGGATACCAGTATCGATCGCCACGAGCGGGCGATCGACCTGCTCCGGCGGGTGGGACTCGGTGATCGGCTCGATCACCTGCCGAGCCAACTCTCCGGCGGGCAACAACAGCGGGTGGCGATCGCCCGCGCCCTGATCAACGAGCCGAAGGTACTCCTCGCGGACGAACCAACCGGGAACCTCGATCAGGAGACCGCCCGCACCATCCTGGCGGAACTCACCCGGCTCAAGACCGAGGAGAACATCGCGATCGTCGTCGTGACCCACGACGAACTGCTGATGGACTACGCGGACCGCACCGTCGAACTCATCGACGGGGTGATCACGTGA
- a CDS encoding zinc-dependent metalloprotease gives MNPIGGARALLGADGNGGVDWAAARRAAHELTDPGDLGLSDSVRGAYAEDLQAAHREIQATAGIEFDLPRTIQVQNRHHWIEATLETLETAFEPISDRPGALPGITGPLNTASIAGSVAYLSRRVLGQYDPLLFAESEPHRLYVVHPNLMSTAAELDVPVERFRRWIAFHEVAHAAEFGAAPWLRPYLAERVTGIVAALATGSLPKEEYGELNRAMTVVEGYAELLMDEAFDEPSAELRRKLDTRRQSGGPLSTLVSRLLGLDRKREQYERGRAFFDAIVAERGLEAAGAVWDEPGNLPRESELEAPGRWLDRVLPTAPN, from the coding sequence ATGAATCCGATCGGGGGCGCCAGGGCACTCCTGGGCGCGGACGGGAACGGCGGCGTCGACTGGGCAGCCGCCCGCCGGGCCGCACACGAACTGACCGACCCCGGTGACCTCGGGCTCTCCGACTCGGTTCGGGGGGCCTACGCCGAGGATCTGCAAGCGGCCCACCGGGAGATCCAGGCGACAGCCGGGATCGAATTCGATCTCCCGCGGACGATACAGGTGCAGAACCGCCACCACTGGATCGAGGCGACACTCGAAACACTCGAAACCGCCTTCGAGCCGATTTCGGACCGACCGGGAGCACTGCCTGGAATCACCGGCCCCCTCAACACGGCCTCGATCGCCGGCTCGGTCGCCTACCTCTCGCGGCGGGTCCTGGGCCAGTACGACCCGCTTCTGTTCGCCGAATCCGAGCCCCACCGACTCTACGTCGTGCATCCGAACCTGATGTCGACCGCCGCCGAACTGGACGTGCCGGTCGAGCGATTCCGCCGCTGGATCGCGTTTCACGAGGTCGCTCACGCGGCCGAGTTCGGGGCCGCACCCTGGCTCCGGCCCTACCTCGCCGAGCGAGTCACCGGGATCGTCGCGGCGCTCGCCACCGGATCGCTCCCGAAAGAAGAGTACGGGGAGCTAAATCGCGCGATGACCGTCGTGGAGGGGTACGCCGAACTCCTCATGGACGAGGCGTTCGACGAGCCCTCGGCGGAGCTCCGACGGAAACTGGACACGCGCCGACAGAGCGGTGGACCACTCTCCACCCTCGTTTCGAGACTGCTCGGGCTGGATCGCAAGCGCGAGCAGTACGAACGTGGCCGGGCCTTCTTCGACGCCATCGTGGCCGAACGGGGGCTCGAAGCGGCCGGCGCGGTGTGGGACGAACCCGGGAACCTGCCCCGCGAGTCGGAACTCGAAGCGCCGGGTCGCTGGCTCGATCGTGTCCTACCCACGGCACCCAACTGA
- a CDS encoding PAS domain S-box protein, with the protein MDAAVGRSYQTYFEKSPVAVFVVDEDGEYLEVNPAACELVGCSESELLSMSVSDLSASEGVTPPSFQRIRDTGRIRTELQLQHADGHLIDVLLDAVSLGEGTFVAYVRDISDRKEREREVESLKERLELAVDAADLGVWDWDLETDTVQFNDQWATMLGYSPSEINSSLDAWKSRVHPADREVVMDAVDAHLADEAAYIDTEHRLQTADGGWKWVRDIGHITERGANGDPKRAVGIHQDIDERKRAEQALEAAHDRLRQVIDLVPDLIFVKNRDGEYLLVNDAVCAAYGRPAEEIIGRTDQELLFTEKHPKEFREDDLAVIESGEPKTIPEEELVTADGETRVFHTTKIPYEPSGSDDDAVLGYARDITELKAYERRIETQRDNLEVLNQIVRHDIRNDLQLVLAYADLLHDTVEESASGHLHTLQNAAQDAVAITRTARDVTEVLMQSDADRSPTRLGPVLEGAIDSARSNHEHAAIQVEGSIPEVSVLVDDLLESVFRNLLQNAVIHNDQELPEVTVTTTAGKKTVAVSVADNGPGVPDEQKAEIFEEGVQGLDSEGTGLGLYLVETLIDRYGGSVRVEDNDPRGAVFTVELPLA; encoded by the coding sequence ATGGACGCTGCTGTGGGGAGATCCTATCAGACCTACTTCGAGAAATCCCCGGTCGCGGTCTTCGTGGTCGACGAGGACGGGGAGTATCTCGAAGTGAACCCGGCTGCGTGCGAGCTCGTGGGTTGCTCGGAATCCGAGCTCCTGTCGATGTCCGTCTCGGATCTCTCCGCGAGTGAGGGCGTGACCCCACCCTCGTTTCAGCGAATCCGGGATACGGGCCGTATTCGAACCGAACTCCAGCTCCAACACGCCGACGGCCACCTGATCGACGTGTTACTCGACGCCGTTTCGCTGGGGGAGGGAACGTTCGTCGCCTACGTCAGGGACATTTCGGATCGGAAAGAGCGCGAACGCGAGGTCGAGTCCCTGAAGGAACGACTCGAACTGGCCGTCGACGCCGCCGATCTGGGGGTCTGGGACTGGGACCTGGAAACCGACACGGTCCAGTTTAACGACCAGTGGGCGACGATGCTCGGGTATTCGCCGTCGGAAATCAATTCCTCCCTCGACGCCTGGAAGTCCCGCGTTCATCCCGCGGATCGCGAGGTAGTGATGGACGCGGTCGACGCCCACCTCGCTGACGAGGCGGCGTACATCGACACCGAACACCGACTCCAGACGGCCGATGGCGGCTGGAAGTGGGTCCGGGATATCGGGCACATCACGGAGCGGGGAGCGAACGGGGACCCAAAACGGGCGGTGGGGATTCACCAGGACATCGACGAACGGAAACGTGCCGAACAGGCGCTCGAAGCCGCTCACGACAGGCTTCGGCAGGTCATCGACCTGGTCCCGGACCTGATCTTCGTGAAAAATCGGGACGGGGAGTATCTCCTCGTGAACGACGCGGTCTGTGCGGCCTATGGCCGCCCGGCCGAGGAGATCATCGGCCGGACCGATCAGGAACTCCTGTTCACCGAGAAGCACCCAAAGGAGTTCCGCGAGGACGACCTGGCGGTCATCGAGTCGGGCGAGCCAAAGACAATTCCGGAGGAGGAACTGGTGACCGCAGACGGGGAGACACGCGTGTTTCACACGACCAAGATCCCCTACGAGCCCTCCGGGAGCGACGACGACGCGGTGCTCGGATACGCCCGGGACATCACCGAACTCAAGGCCTACGAACGACGGATCGAGACCCAGCGGGACAATCTGGAGGTCCTCAACCAGATCGTCCGCCACGACATCCGGAACGATCTCCAGTTGGTGCTCGCGTACGCTGATCTCCTCCACGATACCGTCGAGGAGTCGGCATCCGGACACCTCCACACCCTGCAAAACGCGGCACAAGACGCGGTAGCGATCACTCGGACCGCCCGGGACGTAACGGAAGTACTCATGCAATCCGACGCGGATCGATCCCCGACACGCTTGGGCCCGGTCCTGGAGGGAGCGATCGACTCGGCCCGCTCGAACCACGAACACGCCGCGATTCAGGTCGAAGGCTCGATTCCGGAGGTATCCGTACTGGTTGACGATCTGCTCGAATCGGTGTTCCGGAACCTGCTCCAGAACGCGGTCATCCACAACGATCAGGAGCTCCCCGAAGTCACCGTGACCACGACAGCTGGTAAAAAGACAGTGGCCGTCTCCGTCGCCGACAACGGCCCGGGCGTCCCGGACGAGCAGAAAGCGGAAATCTTCGAGGAAGGTGTCCAGGGACTGGATAGCGAGGGGACCGGACTGGGATTGTATCTCGTCGAGACGCTGATCGACCGCTACGGAGGGTCGGTCCGGGTCGAGGACAACGACCCACGGGGGGCGGTGTTCACCGTCGAACTGCCACTTGCCTGA
- a CDS encoding TetR/AcrR family transcriptional regulator produces MVERHAFLEEPANTREAIMQATYHALCEYGYAGLTISRIAEFFEKSKSLLYHHYESKDELLLDFLGFMLEEFESVPEKREAAADERLAEFFDQALSDTQPEEARNFTRAMVELRAQAAHDDRFREHFSDSDQVFHDRLADIIQAGIESGTFRDVDSDRVAAFLLATINGAMTQQVTARSEDTDQVREELSRYVSSVLEP; encoded by the coding sequence ATGGTCGAGCGACACGCGTTTCTCGAGGAGCCGGCGAACACCCGCGAGGCCATTATGCAGGCGACCTATCACGCACTCTGTGAGTACGGATACGCGGGATTGACGATCTCCCGGATCGCCGAGTTCTTCGAGAAGTCAAAGAGCCTGCTCTATCACCACTACGAGAGCAAGGACGAACTCCTCCTGGATTTTCTCGGGTTCATGCTCGAGGAGTTCGAGTCGGTGCCCGAGAAGCGTGAGGCGGCGGCCGACGAGCGGCTGGCCGAGTTCTTCGATCAGGCGCTCTCGGACACCCAGCCCGAGGAGGCCCGCAACTTCACGCGAGCGATGGTTGAATTGCGGGCCCAGGCGGCTCACGACGACCGATTTCGTGAGCACTTTAGTGACAGCGATCAGGTCTTTCACGATCGACTGGCCGACATCATCCAGGCCGGCATCGAGTCTGGCACGTTCCGGGACGTGGACTCTGATCGGGTCGCCGCCTTCCTGCTGGCGACGATCAACGGCGCGATGACCCAGCAGGTCACCGCCCGGAGCGAGGACACGGATCAGGTCCGCGAGGAACTCTCGCGGTACGTCTCGTCGGTTCTGGAGCCCTGA
- a CDS encoding MBL fold metallo-hydrolase, producing MQLTVLGTGAAMPTPGRAQSGILVTDGERRLLVDVGSGVLGRLAETDIGYEGVDTVLLTHLHLDHVSDLLALYKARWLAGEESITVVGPPGTNALVEDLLDAHEYLRGRLNYAVREIEAGAWTVAGFDVTATPTRHSMDGLAYRFEDQVTITGDTREFQGLISFAEVGSVLVHDCSFPDSVEQDAHTTPTKLAQVLDGAALDRVYLTHLYPQTVGRHQEMIETIESRFDGEVQIAADGMQIGV from the coding sequence ATGCAACTCACCGTTCTCGGGACTGGCGCCGCGATGCCCACCCCGGGCCGGGCGCAGTCGGGAATCCTCGTGACCGATGGTGAGCGGCGGCTGCTCGTGGATGTCGGCAGCGGGGTGCTTGGCCGGCTGGCCGAAACGGACATCGGCTACGAAGGGGTCGACACCGTGCTTTTGACCCACCTCCATCTGGATCACGTCTCGGATCTCCTGGCGCTCTACAAGGCCCGGTGGCTGGCCGGCGAGGAGTCGATCACGGTCGTCGGCCCACCGGGGACGAACGCCCTCGTGGAGGACTTGCTCGACGCCCACGAGTACCTGCGCGGGCGGCTCAACTACGCGGTCCGGGAAATCGAGGCCGGGGCGTGGACTGTCGCCGGGTTCGATGTGACCGCCACCCCGACCCGACACTCGATGGACGGCCTGGCCTATCGCTTCGAGGACCAGGTGACGATCACCGGCGACACCAGGGAGTTCCAGGGCCTGATCAGTTTCGCCGAGGTCGGCTCGGTGCTCGTCCACGACTGCTCGTTCCCCGACAGCGTGGAGCAGGACGCCCACACCACACCCACGAAACTGGCTCAGGTCCTCGATGGGGCGGCCCTCGATCGGGTCTATCTCACCCACCTCTATCCACAGACAGTGGGCAGGCACCAGGAGATGATCGAGACGATCGAGTCGCGATTCGACGGCGAGGTACAGATCGCCGCGGACGGCATGCAGATCGGTGTCTGA
- a CDS encoding TspO/MBR family protein, translating to MRSNSGLPGFARDRPGLALGLSILAVELVGASGAIFTAQGLGEWYSSLVRPAIAPPNWVFGPVWTALFALMGVAVWLVWRQAPTDPDGAKLAIGVFVVHFIFNLGWSAVFFGQQALGAGLLVILALWVLIVTTIMVFDRVDRRAALLLVPYLLWVSFATYLNYQFWVLN from the coding sequence ATGAGATCTAACTCAGGACTGCCGGGATTCGCTCGCGATCGACCCGGTCTCGCGCTTGGGCTCTCGATTCTCGCCGTCGAACTCGTCGGCGCGTCCGGGGCGATCTTCACTGCCCAGGGGCTCGGCGAGTGGTACAGCAGCCTCGTCCGCCCGGCTATCGCCCCGCCGAACTGGGTTTTCGGCCCGGTCTGGACGGCCCTCTTCGCCCTCATGGGCGTCGCCGTCTGGCTCGTCTGGCGGCAGGCCCCGACCGATCCGGACGGCGCGAAACTCGCGATCGGTGTGTTCGTCGTCCATTTCATCTTCAACCTTGGCTGGTCGGCGGTCTTCTTCGGACAGCAGGCCCTCGGAGCCGGGTTGCTCGTCATCCTGGCCCTCTGGGTGCTCATCGTGACGACGATTATGGTCTTCGACCGGGTCGACCGGCGGGCTGCCCTCCTCCTGGTCCCCTACCTGCTCTGGGTCTCCTTCGCCACGTATCTCAACTACCAGTTCTGGGTGCTGAACTAG
- a CDS encoding AAA domain-containing protein, which produces MNRRGEVLDVGEVQTISTDSGDRDVATVRIRTDDGPVSISLRKKWTKTAEILEPGMELSVTALTETEDGLATTEESAVVVEPDFLVDVTDIRSWVQCPRLYYLNKIGGLPLEYPVTKGTIVHEVFGDLLRGQDLDTAVEKRVDEAGLELGLLGRDREAVIEEVKQNAAAIDTWLSQGRLDEDGWRSEVTLLSDTYGIKGRCDAIRRGNPVELKTGKNTSRSPRFQDKIQAASYALLLEEQGVVVDTGTLLYTKNAALEEETGDLSPAKDFSIGDGLTKFVLRTRNEIAAMEHDRSVPTGYEGDATCQYCFEQDTCLVVSGRLDQPSKAGSVGDPLPEAERTYFQRQYDAIETERRAIHQEYAKLWKQSAQARADADRALIDLEPAGRTQLPDGRWELRAERPAGAVSKIREGDRVLASDGDPIDGHTELAVVESLGREIVLTADEPLSVRRLDVYPSEFSVDRMLTALHDALLRGPTRRRDLLFERDTPTFSGPTRELIDNNPAQNRAINTALRAEDFALIHGPPGTGKTYTIARLIRALVDRGDRVLLSAFTNRAVDNALSALVDQGFEDAIRMGTESGVRSDMAHLRLDTAGDPTERAAALESAPVVAATTASCGSRVMRSQSFDVVVVDEASQLTEPDTLAAINRGAKFVLVGDHKQLPPVVQSGADLSTSLFQRLIETYPEAAVMLDRQYRMSQRIQAFASREFYDGQLRPATGSVAGQTIRDLGLDPTRPDVYDGVTLVPVEGTNADHTDTAEAERVAEIVTAYLAAGAEPDDLGIIAPFRAQVSTVEPLVPDGVTVDTVDRFQGSSTEILLVSFVASGSLDGPLFEDERRMNVALTRAKKALVLIGDPAALGSRDRYARMLDWADRAAE; this is translated from the coding sequence GTGAACCGCCGGGGCGAGGTACTGGACGTTGGCGAGGTGCAAACGATCAGCACTGACTCGGGCGATCGTGACGTGGCGACGGTCCGGATTCGGACCGACGACGGCCCGGTTTCTATCTCCCTCCGGAAGAAGTGGACGAAGACGGCCGAGATCCTCGAACCCGGGATGGAGCTTTCGGTGACGGCGCTGACCGAGACCGAAGACGGACTCGCGACGACCGAGGAATCTGCGGTCGTGGTCGAACCCGACTTTCTCGTCGACGTGACCGACATCCGCTCCTGGGTACAGTGTCCCCGGCTCTACTATCTCAACAAGATCGGCGGCCTGCCCCTCGAATATCCTGTCACCAAGGGGACGATCGTCCACGAGGTCTTCGGCGATCTCCTGCGTGGGCAGGACCTCGACACTGCAGTCGAAAAGCGGGTCGACGAGGCGGGGCTGGAACTGGGCTTGCTTGGCCGAGATCGCGAGGCGGTAATCGAGGAGGTCAAACAGAACGCCGCGGCGATCGACACCTGGCTCTCACAGGGCCGACTGGACGAGGACGGATGGCGATCGGAGGTGACGCTTCTGAGTGACACCTACGGCATCAAGGGACGGTGTGACGCCATCCGGCGGGGGAACCCCGTCGAACTCAAGACCGGGAAGAACACGAGCCGGAGCCCCCGGTTCCAGGACAAGATCCAGGCCGCGTCCTACGCACTCCTACTCGAAGAGCAAGGCGTGGTCGTCGATACGGGCACGTTGCTCTACACGAAAAACGCCGCCCTGGAGGAGGAAACGGGGGACCTCTCGCCGGCCAAGGACTTCTCGATCGGCGACGGGCTTACGAAATTCGTGCTTCGGACCCGCAACGAGATCGCCGCCATGGAACACGACCGGTCGGTTCCGACCGGCTACGAGGGCGATGCGACTTGTCAGTACTGCTTCGAGCAGGACACCTGTCTGGTGGTCTCGGGTCGGCTGGACCAGCCCTCGAAGGCGGGGTCCGTCGGCGACCCCTTGCCCGAGGCCGAGCGGACGTATTTCCAGCGCCAGTACGACGCCATCGAGACGGAACGGCGGGCCATCCACCAGGAGTACGCCAAGCTCTGGAAGCAGTCCGCCCAGGCCCGTGCAGACGCCGACCGGGCGCTCATCGATCTGGAGCCGGCTGGGCGAACACAACTCCCGGACGGCCGGTGGGAGCTCCGCGCAGAGCGCCCGGCGGGAGCCGTCTCGAAGATCCGGGAGGGAGACCGCGTCCTGGCGAGCGACGGGGACCCGATCGACGGCCACACCGAGTTGGCCGTCGTCGAGTCACTGGGCCGGGAGATCGTCCTGACGGCCGACGAACCACTCTCGGTCCGACGACTCGACGTCTACCCCTCGGAGTTCTCGGTCGACCGGATGTTGACCGCCCTTCACGACGCCCTCCTCCGGGGCCCGACGCGCCGTCGTGATCTGCTCTTCGAGCGGGACACACCGACTTTCAGCGGTCCCACCCGCGAGTTGATCGACAACAACCCCGCCCAGAATCGGGCGATCAATACGGCGCTCAGAGCCGAGGACTTTGCGCTGATTCACGGGCCCCCGGGCACGGGAAAGACCTACACGATCGCCCGGCTGATCCGGGCCCTCGTCGACCGTGGCGACCGGGTATTGCTCTCTGCGTTTACCAATCGCGCCGTGGACAACGCGCTCTCGGCGCTGGTCGACCAGGGGTTCGAGGACGCAATTCGGATGGGCACCGAATCCGGGGTTCGCTCGGACATGGCCCACCTCCGACTCGATACGGCTGGCGATCCAACAGAGCGAGCCGCAGCGCTGGAATCCGCCCCGGTGGTGGCAGCGACGACGGCCTCGTGTGGCTCGCGGGTGATGCGCTCACAATCCTTCGACGTGGTCGTCGTCGATGAGGCAAGTCAACTCACCGAGCCGGACACCCTCGCGGCGATCAATCGGGGGGCAAAATTCGTCCTCGTCGGCGATCACAAACAGCTCCCGCCAGTCGTCCAGTCGGGGGCCGACCTCTCGACCTCGCTTTTCCAGCGGCTCATCGAGACCTACCCGGAGGCGGCCGTGATGTTGGATCGCCAGTACCGCATGTCCCAGCGAATCCAGGCCTTTGCCTCCCGGGAGTTCTACGACGGCCAGCTCCGTCCGGCCACGGGTTCGGTCGCCGGCCAGACCATTAGGGATCTGGGACTTGACCCAACACGCCCCGACGTGTACGATGGGGTCACGCTGGTCCCGGTCGAGGGCACGAACGCCGACCATACCGACACGGCCGAGGCAGAACGGGTCGCCGAGATCGTGACCGCGTATCTGGCGGCCGGGGCTGAGCCGGACGATCTGGGCATCATCGCTCCGTTCCGGGCCCAGGTCTCCACGGTCGAGCCGCTCGTTCCCGACGGCGTGACCGTCGACACCGTGGATCGCTTCCAGGGATCGAGTACCGAGATCCTGCTCGTCTCCTTCGTGGCCTCCGGGAGCCTCGACGGACCGCTGTTCGAGGACGAGCGACGGATGAACGTGGCGCTCACGCGGGCGAAGAAGGCACTCGTGCTGATCGGGGATCCGGCCGCGCTGGGAAGTCGTGACCGATATGCGAGGATGCTCGACTGGGCCGATCGAGCCGCAGAGTGA
- a CDS encoding ATP-dependent helicase, whose translation MVTETPDSVPDPEAVPDGDLLQSLEPAVREWWIDQFGDSVGQNGGFFTPPQREAIPQIAAGEHTLIASPTGSGKTLASFTAIINELFVRERSAGLENTVYCLYISPLKSLANDIHRNLTEPLEGIAARRAEQGEEPSVIRHAIRHGDTEQAARQAMLDETPHILNTTPETLAILLNSPKFKEKLRTVEYVIVDEIHSLAANKRGTHLSVSLERLETLADTAPTRIGCSATVEPLDTIGAFLGGSEDGEPRDVELVDTRFMRDYDLELHTPAADLVETPRSVVRERFYDRLATLIDDHDSTLVFTNTRSGAERVLENLRERGAVDEEHSGAHHGSLSKERRQAVESALKEGTLDVVTTSTSLELGIDMPHIDLVVQVGSPKSVASLLQRVGRAGHQLGETVTGRVFALDLQELIECTVMLERANAGFVDRIRVPERAQDVAAQHVYGMAINGPRPLQEVEETLRRAYPYRDYTDAEFAHLLRYLRAEYDGLEDRNVYAKIWVDENDPPDGEHHYPEYPVGTRLIGKRGRLARMIYMTNLGTIPDSFSCDVFVRSDDQWVGDLDEDYLDTLDPGDVFVLGGQRYEYRYRRGSKVYVDRTSERATVPSWYSERLPRSFDLGAEIAAFQDRLTSLRADGMAALRRALRDLPIDEESVRALSRTVDRQIAYAGPESVSTTDRIVVEHVTDRADYRRRYYVRVPYGRQVNDGLSRILAHKVANSATANVTIAVDDTGFVLSMPLNRKVDVVGLLEGLDPDRAREHLEASLVGTDLRERYFRINATRSLMILKRYKGHEKSASRQQVSAEMLLGFAEDLSDFVVLTETNREIVEDKLDFGHIKELLGRIQAGELTVVPRTLDSPSPLSFGLATLSASDVVLAEDEDAALRAFHDRVTEAIEGASAGED comes from the coding sequence ATGGTCACGGAGACGCCCGACTCCGTCCCGGACCCCGAAGCGGTCCCCGATGGGGACCTGTTGCAGTCCCTCGAACCGGCGGTTCGGGAGTGGTGGATCGACCAGTTCGGTGATTCTGTCGGGCAGAACGGCGGTTTTTTCACGCCGCCACAGCGGGAGGCAATCCCCCAGATCGCCGCGGGCGAGCACACGCTCATCGCGAGTCCGACTGGCTCGGGGAAGACACTCGCCTCGTTCACGGCGATCATCAACGAGTTGTTCGTCCGGGAGCGATCTGCGGGCCTCGAAAACACGGTCTACTGCCTGTACATCTCACCGCTGAAGTCACTGGCAAACGACATCCATCGCAACCTGACCGAACCCCTGGAGGGGATTGCCGCGCGGCGGGCCGAACAGGGCGAGGAGCCCTCCGTGATCCGACACGCGATCAGACACGGCGACACCGAGCAGGCCGCCCGGCAGGCCATGCTCGATGAGACCCCACACATCCTCAACACCACGCCGGAGACCCTGGCGATCCTGCTCAACTCCCCGAAGTTCAAGGAGAAACTCCGGACGGTCGAGTACGTGATCGTCGACGAGATTCACAGCCTCGCGGCCAACAAACGGGGCACTCATCTCTCGGTGAGCCTGGAGCGACTGGAGACACTCGCGGACACGGCCCCGACCCGGATCGGCTGTTCGGCCACGGTCGAACCACTCGATACGATCGGGGCCTTTCTGGGCGGCTCCGAGGACGGCGAGCCACGCGACGTTGAACTGGTCGACACCCGGTTCATGCGGGACTATGACCTCGAACTGCACACGCCGGCGGCGGACCTGGTCGAAACCCCGCGATCGGTCGTTCGCGAACGGTTCTACGACCGGCTCGCGACGTTGATCGACGACCACGACAGCACGCTCGTGTTCACGAACACCCGTTCGGGGGCCGAACGCGTGCTCGAAAACCTCCGGGAGCGGGGGGCCGTGGACGAGGAACATTCGGGGGCTCATCACGGCTCGCTCTCGAAGGAGCGACGCCAGGCGGTCGAGAGCGCGTTGAAGGAGGGGACCCTGGACGTGGTGACCACCTCGACGAGCCTGGAACTCGGCATCGACATGCCACACATCGATCTCGTGGTGCAGGTCGGCTCGCCGAAGTCGGTCGCCTCGCTCCTCCAACGGGTGGGACGCGCCGGTCACCAGCTCGGCGAGACGGTCACGGGGCGGGTGTTCGCACTCGATCTCCAGGAGTTGATCGAGTGTACGGTCATGCTCGAGCGGGCCAACGCGGGCTTTGTCGACCGCATCCGAGTCCCCGAGCGCGCCCAGGACGTCGCCGCCCAGCACGTCTATGGGATGGCGATCAACGGGCCGCGCCCGCTTCAGGAGGTCGAGGAGACACTCCGCCGGGCCTACCCCTATCGGGACTACACCGACGCGGAGTTCGCCCACCTGCTCAGATACCTCCGGGCCGAGTACGACGGGCTAGAGGACCGCAACGTCTACGCGAAGATCTGGGTCGACGAGAACGACCCCCCCGACGGCGAGCATCACTATCCGGAGTACCCGGTCGGCACCAGATTGATCGGCAAGCGGGGTCGGCTGGCCCGGATGATCTACATGACCAACCTCGGGACGATCCCGGATTCCTTTTCCTGTGACGTGTTCGTCCGGAGCGACGACCAGTGGGTCGGTGACCTCGACGAGGACTATCTCGACACGCTCGATCCGGGTGACGTCTTCGTCCTCGGGGGCCAGCGGTACGAGTATCGCTATCGCCGGGGATCGAAGGTGTACGTCGATCGGACGAGCGAGCGGGCGACGGTCCCCTCGTGGTACTCCGAGCGCCTGCCCCGGTCCTTCGATCTGGGGGCCGAGATCGCGGCCTTTCAGGATCGGCTCACTTCGCTTCGGGCGGACGGGATGGCCGCTCTCAGACGGGCGCTCCGGGACCTCCCCATCGACGAGGAGAGCGTGCGAGCACTCTCACGGACAGTCGACAGGCAGATCGCCTACGCCGGGCCCGAGAGTGTGAGCACCACCGATCGGATCGTCGTCGAACACGTCACCGACCGGGCTGACTATCGCCGTCGCTACTACGTGCGAGTTCCCTACGGCCGGCAGGTGAACGATGGCCTCTCACGGATTTTGGCTCACAAGGTCGCGAACTCCGCCACCGCGAACGTGACCATCGCGGTCGACGACACCGGCTTCGTCCTCTCGATGCCGCTCAATCGCAAGGTCGACGTGGTGGGGCTGCTCGAAGGGCTCGACCCGGACCGGGCCCGCGAGCACCTCGAAGCGAGCCTGGTTGGGACTGATCTACGCGAGCGGTACTTCCGCATCAACGCGACCCGCTCCCTGATGATTCTCAAGCGGTACAAGGGCCACGAGAAGTCCGCCAGTCGGCAGCAGGTCTCCGCGGAGATGCTGCTTGGCTTTGCCGAGGACCTGTCGGATTTCGTGGTCCTCACGGAGACCAACCGGGAGATCGTCGAGGACAAACTCGATTTCGGACATATCAAGGAACTCCTCGGACGAATCCAGGCGGGTGAACTCACCGTGGTCCCGAGGACACTCGACTCGCCCAGTCCCCTCTCCTTCGGCCTGGCGACGCTTTCGGCCAGCGACGTGGTTCTCGCCGAAGACGAGGACGCCGCCCTCCGGGCCTTTCACGACCGAGTCACCGAGGCGATCGAGGGGGCGTCGGCCGGCGAGGACTAG